One uncultured Alphaproteobacteria bacterium genomic region harbors:
- a CDS encoding hypothetical protein (Evidence 5 : No homology to any previously reported sequences), translating into MSKRANPSRCRREHPSCFGAATAYAGSRIDYIWRACPAAGFDIVLVDHVTGAPTTVPHAAGRLIDFAMVVPVGAGGQRRVYHQGLAAGQYLTLGGSSGTDSGWIASTAIDVTLGASMPTGRYTAHIPHSATKLPRHSRPNSPQWATGTARRIGSAAHPLLHRRYCANLNSGLQSPLDETRGAQHTARQGSDGGTWNGT; encoded by the coding sequence GTGTCGAAGCGGGCAAACCCCTCGCGGTGCAGGCGCGAACATCCGTCGTGCTTCGGCGCGGCAACGGCCTACGCCGGGTCGCGGATCGACTACATCTGGCGGGCCTGCCCCGCCGCCGGGTTCGATATCGTGTTGGTCGATCACGTCACCGGCGCTCCCACCACTGTCCCGCATGCGGCGGGCCGGTTGATCGACTTCGCGATGGTGGTGCCGGTCGGGGCCGGGGGGCAGCGGCGGGTTTATCACCAAGGGTTGGCGGCAGGGCAGTATCTCACCCTCGGCGGGTCGTCGGGTACCGATAGCGGATGGATCGCCTCGACAGCAATCGACGTGACGCTGGGGGCATCCATGCCCACCGGGCGGTACACTGCCCACATTCCGCACTCGGCTACCAAACTCCCGCGACATTCGCGGCCCAACTCACCGCAATGGGCGACCGGCACCGCGCGTCGGATAGGCTCCGCCGCTCACCCATTGCTTCACCGGCGCTACTGCGCCAATCTCAACTCTGGGCTCCAGTCTCCGCTGGATGAAACTCGGGGGGCACAGCACACTGCACGCCAAGGAAGCGACGGCGGCACATGGAACGGGACATAG
- a CDS encoding conserved hypothetical protein (Evidence 4 : Homologs of previously reported genes of unknown function), translated as MIPEVAATILGRLPVAFGLAILENAYDETARLEAVPGTAFLSREPELLAEAKRLMPRILLSDIDVLIVGRIGKDITGAGMDPNIVGRTTRGPLPQFDGPRVKRIVVLGLSERTAGNAIGIGLADFTVREILAGIDYEATYANSIASGNPGACRIPIALADEAEAVRAALSCTPGVDLAHPRIVRIRSTLELEYIEVSAALLGEVERTPGLVREE; from the coding sequence GTGATTCCCGAGGTGGCGGCGACGATCCTCGGTCGGCTCCCCGTGGCCTTCGGTTTGGCAATCCTCGAGAACGCCTACGACGAGACTGCGCGCCTGGAAGCGGTCCCGGGGACTGCGTTCCTGTCGCGCGAGCCGGAGTTGCTGGCCGAGGCGAAACGCCTTATGCCGCGGATACTGCTGTCGGACATCGACGTCCTGATCGTCGGCCGTATCGGCAAGGACATCACCGGGGCGGGGATGGATCCCAATATCGTGGGGCGCACAACCCGCGGGCCGCTGCCGCAGTTCGACGGCCCCCGGGTCAAGCGGATCGTCGTCCTGGGGCTGAGCGAAAGGACGGCGGGAAACGCGATCGGCATCGGCCTCGCCGATTTTACGGTGCGGGAAATATTGGCCGGGATCGACTACGAGGCGACCTATGCCAACAGCATCGCTTCGGGCAATCCCGGAGCCTGCCGAATTCCCATAGCATTGGCCGACGAGGCGGAAGCGGTGCGGGCCGCGCTCTCGTGCACGCCGGGGGTGGATCTCGCGCACCCGCGGATCGTCCGGATCCGCAGTACGCTCGAACTCGAATATATCGAGGTTTCGGCCGCTTTGCTTGGCGAGGTGGAGCGCACGCCCGGATTGGTCCGCGAGGAATAG
- a CDS encoding hypothetical protein (Evidence 5 : No homology to any previously reported sequences), which produces MRHLVRRGPLGAPHWLDRIERLQATQAQKSEDTKDDRTGKPEGRRDLAARPALTAKRSNLPDNLRGGATEDDAGAMSGPVSRSSPRSGSARSICARRARCSLSGGLFERGLRAGSEWAALGSGNSAQK; this is translated from the coding sequence GTGAGGCATCTCGTCCGGCGAGGCCCGCTCGGGGCGCCGCACTGGCTCGACCGGATCGAGCGACTTCAGGCGACTCAGGCCCAGAAGTCCGAGGATACGAAAGATGACCGCACGGGAAAGCCCGAGGGTCGCCGCGATCTCGCCGCCCGCCCGGCGCTGACGGCGAAACGCTCCAATCTGCCTGACAATCTGAGAGGGGGCGCGACCGAGGACGACGCGGGCGCGATGAGCGGTCCCGTAAGCCGCTCATCCCCTCGGTCCGGAAGCGCCCGATCCATTTGCGCACGGCGCGCAAGGTGCTCTCTTTCAGGCGGCCTGTTCGAGAGGGGATTGCGGGCCGGAAGCGAATGGGCGGCTTTGGGGAGCGGGAACAGTGCTCAAAAGTAG
- a CDS encoding putative ferredoxin (Evidence 3 : Function proposed based on presence of conserved amino acid motif, structural feature or limited homology), whose translation MQFNSVKVACFSPTGTTKAVAVAIAGGLGSGRMDVIDATRPETRARPLRVGESDLLVIAVPVYMGRVPDLVGEWLNAIEARNTPTVCAVVYGNRAFEDALLELKDIMIGRGCIPVAGAAFIGEHSFSSAEAPVAAGRPDQNDLALAKAFGQSVRRKLQAFSSPRDVPIVDVPGNHPYNGDTKTRDIDFIEVNDWCDQCGVCIDACPAGAIDQQDPRVIDVAACITCCACIKLCPNAARTMKPGPIMDVAIRLNRLCDTPKAPEYFLQGGVLAAHWAADTGPSAE comes from the coding sequence ATGCAGTTCAACTCGGTGAAAGTCGCCTGCTTTTCCCCTACGGGGACGACGAAGGCGGTGGCCGTCGCGATCGCCGGCGGCCTCGGTTCAGGCCGAATGGACGTGATCGACGCCACGCGACCGGAAACAAGGGCGCGGCCGTTGCGCGTCGGCGAAAGCGATCTGTTGGTGATCGCCGTCCCGGTCTATATGGGGCGAGTGCCCGACCTAGTGGGCGAATGGTTGAACGCGATCGAAGCTCGCAACACCCCGACCGTCTGCGCCGTGGTTTATGGCAACCGCGCGTTTGAGGACGCGCTTCTTGAACTCAAGGACATCATGATCGGCCGGGGCTGCATTCCCGTCGCCGGTGCCGCCTTTATCGGCGAACATTCGTTTTCGTCCGCCGAAGCCCCGGTCGCCGCAGGCCGTCCCGACCAGAACGACCTAGCGCTGGCAAAAGCCTTCGGACAATCGGTCAGGAGAAAACTGCAGGCTTTCTCGTCGCCGCGGGACGTGCCCATCGTCGACGTTCCCGGAAATCATCCGTACAACGGCGATACGAAAACGCGGGATATTGACTTCATCGAGGTGAACGACTGGTGCGATCAATGCGGCGTTTGTATCGATGCGTGCCCTGCCGGCGCCATCGACCAGCAGGACCCCCGCGTGATCGACGTGGCCGCATGCATCACCTGTTGCGCCTGCATCAAGTTGTGCCCGAATGCGGCCAGAACCATGAAGCCGGGCCCCATCATGGACGTAGCCATACGGCTCAACAGGCTTTGCGACACGCCGAAGGCTCCTGAATACTTCCTGCAGGGTGGCGTTCTGGCGGCGCACTGGGCCGCAGACACTGGCCCTTCGGCTGAATAG
- a CDS encoding Radical SAM domain protein, producing the protein MKLLVVWATTRCQLRCRYCYMSAGACAAADLDPAEFDRAAETLGLSPFGEVQIAGGEPLLACDVVEAVARRARALGVRRIGVQTNGLRIDGRFVAMAKDLGLAVGVSLDGPPAINDRVRGRTAEVLAGLGRLEAAGIPFGVTAVVCRETVATLPDLVLILAGFRHARSLGLDILRPAGRATEADLPSPDSLGVAFAALVERLDWINRRRARPVRLRELGFSECGAQAAYCPTEAGEGAVLAPGGAIYPCASLVGRPEFACGTAADPDLAKLRRGLRPDRSGCAACVLSRCRGRCPSRTMLSPRAAALDCVLREAASRIVRHASIT; encoded by the coding sequence GTGAAACTTCTGGTGGTTTGGGCGACGACGCGGTGCCAGTTGCGCTGCCGCTATTGCTACATGTCGGCGGGTGCGTGCGCGGCGGCCGACCTCGATCCGGCGGAATTCGACCGCGCGGCGGAAACTCTCGGCCTTTCCCCCTTCGGCGAAGTGCAGATCGCGGGCGGCGAACCTCTGCTGGCTTGCGACGTGGTGGAGGCGGTGGCGCGCCGGGCCCGCGCTCTTGGGGTGCGGCGCATCGGCGTACAGACCAACGGTCTCCGGATCGACGGGCGGTTCGTGGCGATGGCGAAGGACCTCGGGCTTGCGGTCGGGGTCAGCCTCGACGGGCCGCCCGCGATCAACGATCGGGTGCGCGGACGCACCGCCGAGGTGCTGGCGGGCCTGGGGCGGCTCGAAGCGGCGGGGATCCCCTTCGGCGTGACCGCCGTGGTGTGCCGCGAGACCGTGGCGACGCTGCCGGATCTCGTATTGATTCTCGCGGGGTTCCGTCATGCCCGGTCTCTCGGTCTCGATATTCTGCGCCCCGCCGGACGTGCGACCGAGGCCGATCTTCCATCCCCCGATTCGCTCGGCGTCGCGTTCGCGGCGCTCGTCGAACGTCTCGATTGGATCAACCGCCGCCGCGCGCGGCCGGTGCGCCTGCGCGAGCTGGGGTTTTCCGAGTGCGGCGCGCAAGCCGCCTATTGTCCCACCGAGGCGGGGGAGGGCGCGGTTCTGGCGCCCGGTGGGGCGATCTATCCCTGCGCCAGCCTGGTGGGACGGCCGGAATTCGCCTGCGGCACCGCCGCCGATCCCGATCTCGCGAAACTCCGGCGCGGTCTTCGTCCGGATCGCAGCGGCTGCGCGGCGTGCGTGCTTTCCCGTTGCCGGGGGCGCTGTCCTTCGCGGACGATGCTGTCGCCGCGCGCCGCCGCTCTCGATTGCGTGCTGCGCGAGGCCGCGTCGCGCATCGTTCGTCATGCGTCAATTACGTAA
- a CDS encoding Cytochrome c assembly protein yields the protein MGTARVTLDIEAAFLLAAFAATWLRRKEPFAVLWLASAVAGFVYVGLRYRASWPMTPTYLATVGFPPVLAAFAWAAWRRAAPDAEMPLARAAIGAGLAALVLGSLCPKDFYLPIIKTTSPFAHLLLTFGMLGRASLFVAGCWGIAGLRGAEGATAAAFRWLVWGFGFWTLSLFAGEVWSYTGWGVPMVWEDASTVTAIATWFYYVGLVHLHLTGTWNPTRRLAAAALGIPLILVLNGGPDLGPFRNPLEGLR from the coding sequence GTGGGGACCGCACGGGTAACTCTCGATATCGAGGCGGCGTTTCTGCTCGCGGCGTTCGCGGCGACGTGGCTGCGGCGGAAGGAGCCGTTCGCGGTCCTGTGGCTCGCTTCGGCGGTGGCGGGGTTCGTCTATGTCGGCCTGCGCTACCGTGCGAGCTGGCCGATGACGCCGACCTATCTGGCGACCGTCGGCTTTCCTCCGGTTCTGGCGGCGTTCGCCTGGGCCGCGTGGCGAAGGGCCGCGCCCGATGCGGAAATGCCTCTGGCGCGCGCCGCGATCGGCGCGGGGCTCGCGGCGCTGGTTCTCGGCAGTCTGTGTCCCAAGGATTTCTATCTGCCGATCATCAAGACGACCTCGCCGTTTGCGCATCTCCTGCTGACGTTCGGAATGCTCGGGCGGGCGAGCCTGTTCGTCGCCGGGTGCTGGGGCATCGCCGGTCTGCGCGGCGCCGAGGGGGCGACCGCCGCGGCGTTCCGCTGGCTGGTGTGGGGGTTCGGCTTTTGGACCCTGTCGCTGTTCGCGGGCGAGGTGTGGTCGTATACCGGCTGGGGCGTGCCGATGGTGTGGGAGGATGCCTCCACCGTTACCGCGATCGCCACCTGGTTCTATTACGTCGGCCTCGTCCATCTCCATCTCACCGGAACCTGGAACCCGACGCGGCGCCTCGCCGCGGCGGCGTTGGGGATTCCGCTGATCCTGGTGCTCAACGGCGGGCCGGACCTCGGGCCGTTTCGCAATCCGCTGGAGGGGCTGCGATGA
- a CDS encoding conserved membrane hypothetical protein (Evidence 4 : Homologs of previously reported genes of unknown function), which yields MTCAPSRVWRLAADVRLTVAVCFALTATLGFGYLSLRENLEIFTPMSDVGLIAWLSTFGAANPFHAMWFFALLGLLGLLALNTFACTTGRVLKVLGHGTRGADLIFRLAPHVMHYAVLIILGGYLASYGLAASEPGRSMRPGETVALPRGAGTLTFVGFAPQTLKGDRVPGFDGFVIAPNARVTIREGGRERFDVLNFNAPLEVGGVGVYLNDFAPRRASGGMGMSYIRMTFRHDPSALVYRIGMAVFAFGLGLYLYDRGWRKA from the coding sequence ATGACCTGCGCTCCGTCGCGCGTCTGGCGTCTGGCGGCGGATGTCCGCCTTACCGTCGCGGTGTGCTTCGCGCTGACCGCCACCCTCGGCTTCGGCTATCTGTCGCTGCGCGAGAACCTCGAAATCTTCACGCCGATGAGCGACGTCGGGCTGATCGCGTGGCTTTCCACCTTCGGCGCGGCCAATCCGTTCCACGCCATGTGGTTCTTCGCGCTTCTCGGTTTGCTCGGTCTGCTCGCGCTCAACACCTTCGCCTGCACCACCGGGCGGGTTCTCAAGGTGCTCGGCCACGGGACCCGCGGCGCGGACCTGATCTTCCGCCTCGCCCCGCACGTGATGCACTACGCGGTGCTGATCATCCTCGGCGGATACCTCGCGAGCTACGGTCTCGCCGCCAGCGAACCGGGGCGGTCGATGCGGCCCGGCGAGACCGTCGCGCTGCCGCGCGGCGCGGGAACCCTCACCTTCGTCGGCTTCGCTCCGCAAACTCTGAAAGGCGATCGGGTGCCGGGCTTCGACGGCTTCGTGATCGCGCCCAACGCGCGGGTGACGATCCGCGAGGGCGGCCGCGAGCGGTTCGACGTGCTGAACTTCAACGCGCCGCTCGAGGTCGGCGGGGTCGGCGTCTACCTCAACGATTTCGCGCCGCGCCGGGCCTCGGGGGGAATGGGGATGAGCTACATCCGCATGACCTTCCGCCACGATCCCTCGGCGCTGGTCTATCGCATCGGCATGGCGGTGTTCGCGTTCGGCCTGGGTTTGTACCTCTACGATCGGGGATGGAGAAAGGCATGA
- a CDS encoding ABC-type Fe3+-hydroxamate transport system periplasmic component-like protein, producing the protein MEKGMRLSALGRWLACVTAALTIGALAGCKDETDKPKPSFMNVGEFSVNTKADYTEVRDGAGRKLALIPRGGARPAGFGPSEVVEVPVRRVVAYRAFEVGIMAALGVSDTLVGVTDPERKWTRADVRRGFAEGRIAYVGDSTKVDFERIRAQHPDLVMTWDPSIVPMMDSLGIPVVVTSTPVATCLATHLRFVEFIAPFFGKEAEGRAYYRRVAAALEEIRARTKGMPPPKAMWGDIYEKRVLVEPGNAWVAELIGLAQSDYLFDDVYGTSCVEISTERFIYSGRDADIYFTYRTPDKGATSKATLARTNPLIGRLKPLGPDGKVYAPLPGYAQSADHLDDVLVEISAILHPQAYPGRKLAYFTELPDVDPPQPERN; encoded by the coding sequence ATGGAGAAAGGCATGAGACTCTCGGCACTCGGGCGCTGGCTCGCCTGCGTGACGGCGGCGCTGACGATTGGCGCGCTCGCCGGATGCAAGGACGAGACCGACAAGCCGAAGCCGTCGTTCATGAACGTCGGCGAGTTCTCGGTGAATACGAAAGCCGACTACACCGAGGTGCGCGACGGAGCGGGCCGCAAGCTCGCCCTGATTCCGCGCGGCGGCGCCCGTCCCGCCGGGTTCGGTCCGTCGGAAGTGGTGGAGGTGCCGGTGCGGCGGGTGGTCGCCTACCGCGCCTTCGAGGTCGGCATCATGGCGGCGCTCGGGGTTTCCGATACGCTCGTCGGCGTCACCGATCCCGAGCGGAAGTGGACGCGCGCCGACGTCCGGCGGGGGTTCGCCGAGGGGCGGATCGCCTACGTCGGCGACAGCACCAAGGTGGATTTCGAGCGGATCCGGGCGCAGCACCCGGATTTGGTGATGACCTGGGATCCGTCGATCGTGCCGATGATGGACAGCCTCGGCATTCCGGTGGTGGTGACCTCCACGCCGGTGGCGACCTGCCTCGCCACGCACCTGCGCTTCGTCGAGTTCATCGCGCCGTTTTTCGGCAAGGAGGCCGAGGGCAGGGCGTATTACCGGCGGGTCGCCGCCGCGCTCGAAGAGATCCGCGCCCGCACCAAGGGCATGCCGCCGCCCAAGGCGATGTGGGGCGACATCTACGAGAAACGGGTTCTGGTGGAGCCCGGCAACGCCTGGGTCGCCGAACTGATCGGCCTGGCGCAGAGCGACTATCTGTTCGACGACGTCTACGGCACGTCGTGCGTCGAAATCTCCACCGAGCGCTTCATCTACAGCGGCAGGGACGCGGACATCTACTTCACCTATCGCACGCCGGACAAGGGCGCGACCTCGAAGGCGACCCTCGCGCGCACCAATCCGCTGATCGGGCGCCTCAAGCCGCTCGGGCCGGACGGCAAGGTCTACGCGCCGCTGCCGGGCTATGCCCAGTCCGCCGATCATCTCGACGACGTCCTCGTGGAGATCTCCGCGATCCTGCATCCTCAGGCCTATCCCGGCCGCAAGCTCGCCTACTTCACCGAGCTGCCCGACGTCGACCCGCCGCAACCCGAAAGGAACTGA
- a CDS encoding Transport system permease protein has protein sequence MNAEIVGAPARAGFDRRTLIFAALAALVGLMMVLNLRIGSISYTTAEILDALANPGATSDLAYIVWNIRLPRTISAVLGGAFLATSGLLLQVYFRNPIVGPFILGISSGATVMVSLVMLTSLGLGFGAYAPFLNTISACIGAYAVTLLVVAIAARVKSGVTLLIVGLMTGYLCGAFTSILTALAEKDSIKGFVLWQMGSFSGFKWIEVWLLAGVGGVVLGGIHLLAKPLNAFLLGEDYAASMGVDIRRFRVLILLAASSLAGLVTALAGSVAFIGLAIPHMARLVLRTADNRVLVPGACLMGALVTSLCDLIARMWLSPVELPLSAITAFFGAPIVIGLLLKRGVR, from the coding sequence ATGAACGCCGAAATCGTCGGTGCCCCGGCGCGCGCCGGGTTCGACCGCCGCACCCTGATCTTCGCCGCGCTGGCGGCGCTGGTGGGTCTGATGATGGTTCTCAACCTGCGCATCGGCTCGATCTCCTACACCACCGCCGAGATCCTCGATGCGCTGGCGAACCCCGGCGCGACGTCGGATCTCGCCTACATCGTCTGGAACATCCGCCTGCCGCGCACGATCTCGGCGGTGCTGGGCGGCGCGTTCCTCGCCACTTCGGGCCTGCTGCTCCAGGTCTACTTCCGCAACCCGATCGTCGGGCCGTTCATCCTCGGCATCTCTTCGGGCGCGACGGTGATGGTGTCGCTGGTGATGCTGACCAGCCTCGGCCTCGGCTTCGGCGCCTACGCGCCGTTCCTCAACACCATTTCCGCCTGCATCGGCGCCTACGCGGTGACGCTGCTGGTGGTGGCGATCGCGGCGCGGGTGAAAAGCGGCGTCACTTTGCTGATCGTCGGCCTGATGACGGGTTACCTCTGCGGCGCCTTCACCTCGATCCTCACCGCGCTCGCCGAGAAGGACTCGATCAAGGGGTTCGTGCTCTGGCAGATGGGCAGCTTCTCGGGCTTCAAGTGGATCGAGGTGTGGCTGCTGGCGGGCGTCGGCGGTGTGGTGCTGGGCGGCATCCATCTGCTCGCCAAGCCGCTCAACGCGTTCCTCCTCGGCGAGGATTACGCCGCCTCGATGGGCGTCGACATCCGGCGCTTCCGGGTGCTGATTCTGCTCGCCGCGTCGTCGCTCGCGGGTCTGGTGACGGCGCTCGCCGGGTCGGTGGCGTTCATCGGGCTGGCGATCCCGCACATGGCGCGCCTCGTCCTCCGCACGGCCGACAACCGCGTGTTGGTGCCGGGCGCGTGCCTGATGGGCGCGCTCGTCACCAGCCTGTGCGACCTGATCGCGCGGATGTGGCTGTCGCCGGTGGAACTGCCGTTGTCGGCGATTACCGCGTTCTTCGGCGCGCCGATCGTCATCGGACTGTTGCTCAAGCGGGGTGTGCGATGA
- a CDS encoding ABC transporter related protein: MMARNVPVRCAGLEVGYRKPVLSGIDAEIPAGQFVALLGPNGAGKTTLLRTLSRHLKPLGGRVDLGGRELATIPAIDLARLVAVCLTDTARPPLLSVAEYVALGRYPYTDFLGRLTPHDARVVEEALAAVAADGLADRMVEQLSDGERQKAVLARALAQEPRVMLLDEPTAHLDLKHRIEVMGILRGLCRSRGLTVIASLHDVDVAAKVADRVMLVKDGRMTAFGMPEAVLSAPTVADLYDFRAADFDARLGGIELRGSSANGRAFVAAGRGSGAAVFRLLAKHGFAISTGVLAEGDLDAFVADALGAECFVRPAAANGDDRTADAAFAALARCDFVVDCGLPDAPCRALIGAAVARGLPVYPAQAEGEGLAVLAEAIDRRRNPIAERSHAS; encoded by the coding sequence ATGATGGCGCGGAACGTTCCGGTACGCTGCGCCGGGCTCGAGGTCGGCTACCGCAAGCCGGTGCTGTCGGGCATCGACGCCGAGATTCCCGCCGGTCAGTTCGTCGCCCTGTTGGGGCCGAACGGCGCGGGCAAGACGACGCTGCTGCGTACCCTGTCGCGCCACCTCAAGCCGCTCGGCGGGCGCGTGGACCTCGGGGGGCGCGAACTTGCGACGATCCCGGCGATCGATCTCGCCCGCCTCGTCGCGGTGTGCCTCACCGACACCGCGCGGCCGCCGCTGTTGTCGGTGGCCGAGTACGTCGCCCTCGGACGCTATCCGTACACCGATTTTCTCGGTCGCCTGACGCCCCACGACGCACGGGTGGTGGAGGAGGCGCTCGCCGCGGTGGCGGCGGACGGTCTCGCCGACCGGATGGTCGAGCAACTGAGCGATGGCGAGCGCCAGAAGGCTGTGCTCGCCCGCGCGCTGGCTCAGGAGCCCCGGGTGATGCTCCTCGACGAGCCGACCGCGCACCTCGACCTCAAGCACCGCATCGAGGTGATGGGGATCTTGCGCGGATTGTGCCGGTCGCGCGGGCTCACGGTGATCGCCTCGCTGCACGACGTCGACGTCGCCGCCAAGGTGGCCGACCGGGTGATGCTGGTGAAGGACGGCCGGATGACCGCTTTCGGCATGCCCGAAGCGGTGTTGAGCGCGCCGACGGTGGCCGATCTCTACGACTTCCGCGCCGCCGACTTCGACGCGCGTCTGGGCGGCATCGAACTGCGCGGCTCTTCCGCCAACGGCCGCGCGTTCGTCGCCGCCGGACGCGGCAGCGGCGCCGCGGTGTTCCGCCTGTTGGCGAAGCACGGCTTCGCGATCAGCACCGGCGTGCTCGCCGAGGGCGACCTCGACGCCTTCGTCGCCGACGCTCTCGGCGCGGAATGCTTCGTCCGTCCCGCGGCCGCGAACGGCGACGACCGTACCGCAGACGCCGCGTTCGCGGCGCTTGCGCGCTGCGACTTCGTCGTCGACTGCGGCCTGCCCGACGCTCCTTGCCGCGCGTTGATCGGCGCCGCCGTCGCACGCGGCCTGCCGGTCTATCCCGCGCAAGCGGAGGGCGAGGGGCTCGCCGTGCTGGCGGAGGCGATCGACCGCCGCCGCAACCCGATCGCAGAGCGCTCCCATGCTTCGTGA